In Bacteroidales bacterium, the following proteins share a genomic window:
- a CDS encoding pyridoxal phosphate-dependent aminotransferase, giving the protein MPKISEKGLAMPASPIRKLVPYSDEAKRKGRKVYHLNIGQPDIETPEVAMNALKTTSIKVVEYSHSAGILSYRKKLAGYYKHWGIDVDENQIIITNGGSEAILFAFMTCLNPGDEVIIPEPFYANYNGFAITAGVVVKPVISNIENGFALPPISEFEKLITPKTKAILICNPNNPTGYLYSEAELQELRELVLKHDLYLFSDEVYREFCYDGEKHFSVMNLKDIDNNVVLLDSVSKRYSACGARIGIFITRNKEIYNTAMKFAQARLSPPTFGQVMAEAAIDTPQSYFDKVMEEYIARRNVVVESINKIHGCYCPKPKGAFYAVARLPIDDSDKFCQWLLESFEYENQTVMFAPATGFYSTKGLGKNEVRISYVLKVEDLKAAMKCLEEALKVYPGRK; this is encoded by the coding sequence ATGCCAAAAATATCAGAAAAAGGCCTGGCTATGCCGGCTTCACCTATTCGGAAACTTGTCCCTTATTCTGACGAAGCCAAGCGTAAGGGCCGCAAAGTGTATCACCTGAACATCGGTCAGCCCGATATAGAAACTCCTGAAGTAGCAATGAACGCGCTAAAAACCACCAGCATTAAAGTGGTGGAGTACAGCCATTCAGCCGGAATTTTATCCTATCGCAAAAAGCTTGCAGGATATTATAAACATTGGGGTATCGATGTGGACGAAAATCAGATAATTATTACAAATGGAGGCTCCGAAGCCATTTTATTTGCATTTATGACATGCCTGAACCCGGGTGACGAAGTTATCATTCCCGAGCCTTTTTATGCTAATTATAATGGATTTGCCATTACGGCAGGCGTTGTGGTGAAGCCTGTTATTTCGAACATCGAAAACGGCTTTGCTTTGCCTCCGATAAGTGAATTTGAAAAACTGATAACTCCTAAAACCAAAGCTATACTGATTTGCAACCCCAATAATCCGACAGGATACCTTTATTCTGAGGCTGAACTTCAGGAACTGCGAGAACTGGTGCTGAAACATGACCTCTATCTGTTTTCGGATGAAGTTTACCGCGAATTCTGCTATGACGGGGAAAAACATTTTTCGGTGATGAACCTTAAGGATATTGATAATAACGTGGTTTTGCTTGATTCGGTATCGAAACGATACAGTGCCTGCGGCGCCAGGATAGGAATTTTTATCACCCGTAATAAAGAAATATACAATACGGCCATGAAGTTTGCCCAAGCACGTCTTAGCCCTCCTACTTTTGGCCAGGTGATGGCGGAGGCAGCTATTGACACACCGCAGTCTTATTTTGATAAGGTGATGGAGGAGTATATTGCACGTCGTAATGTGGTAGTGGAGTCAATAAATAAGATTCACGGCTGTTATTGTCCGAAGCCGAAAGGGGCTTTTTATGCTGTGGCACGCTTGCCTATTGACGATTCAGATAAATTCTGCCAGTGGTTGCTCGAAAGTTTTGAATATGAGAATCAGACGGTTATGTTTGCTCCTGCCACGGGTTTTTATTCCACCAAAGGCCTGGGCAAAAATGAGGTGCGCATAAGTTATGTGTTAAAAGTTGAAGACCTGAAAGCAGCCATGAAATGCCTGGAAGAAGCGCTTAAGGTTTATCCCGGAAGAAAATAA
- a CDS encoding S9 family peptidase, producing the protein MKKTSFIFGAILALSFCAFSQEKLTAELLWKFGRVSDMQVSPDKKTVLYGVTYYNLEENKGNRDLYVIPVSGGTPVNLTNSPGSEWNGVWRPDGKKIGYISAENGEPQLWEMNPDGSDKKQLTNFEGGINGFSYSPTMTHVLFIRDIKLDKTTNEIYPDLPKADARIIDDLFYRHWDSWHDYAYSHIIVSAYFESTVTGALDIMREEKFDAPLTPDGGMEQISWSPDGQKIAYVCRKLKGREETVSTNSDIYIFNMQTSITENITKDMQGYDLDPAFSPDGNRIAWCSMKTPGYESDKKRLMVYDFTSKTYTDVSESFDESVSTLRWNADNNFIYFLSYTKGTCQVFQAEPETKKIVQLTNGVHDFSELFADGTLILGVKMSMSEPSEIYRLDMDKGKYKPVQLTFTNKEMLSKITMGKVEERWVTTTDNKQMLVWVIYPPDFDKNKKYPALLYCQGGPQSAVSQFFSYRWNFQMMAANGYIVVAPNRRGLPGFGQEWNAQISKDYGGQNMKDYLSAIDAVSKEPYVNADKLGAVGASYGAFSVYWLAGNHNKRFKAFIAHCGMFNFESWYGSTEELWFANYDLGGAYWKEPKPKSYDFSPHNFVGNWDTPILVIHGGNDFRIPYTEGMQAFDAAQLQNIPSRFLFFPNESHFVTKPQNSVLWQREFFRWLDLWLK; encoded by the coding sequence ATGAAAAAAACATCATTTATTTTTGGAGCCATTTTAGCACTGTCATTTTGTGCATTTTCACAAGAGAAACTCACAGCGGAATTGTTATGGAAATTCGGCCGGGTGAGCGATATGCAGGTGTCGCCTGATAAGAAAACAGTGCTGTATGGTGTAACATATTACAACCTTGAAGAGAACAAAGGCAACCGCGATTTGTATGTAATACCTGTCTCCGGGGGAACTCCCGTAAACCTTACGAATTCTCCCGGCAGCGAATGGAACGGAGTTTGGCGTCCTGATGGGAAAAAAATAGGTTACATCTCTGCTGAGAACGGCGAGCCACAACTCTGGGAAATGAATCCCGACGGCAGCGATAAAAAACAGCTGACAAATTTCGAAGGCGGCATCAATGGTTTTTCCTATTCTCCAACTATGACGCACGTACTTTTTATCAGAGATATCAAACTCGATAAAACCACTAATGAAATCTATCCAGACCTCCCCAAAGCCGATGCTCGCATTATTGACGATTTATTCTACCGGCACTGGGACAGCTGGCACGATTATGCATATAGCCATATTATTGTTTCTGCATATTTCGAAAGCACAGTCACTGGCGCACTGGATATCATGCGTGAAGAAAAATTTGATGCCCCGTTAACTCCCGATGGAGGCATGGAACAAATTTCATGGAGCCCCGACGGGCAGAAGATTGCATACGTGTGCCGCAAGCTGAAAGGCAGGGAAGAAACTGTGAGTACTAACTCCGATATTTATATTTTCAATATGCAGACAAGCATAACGGAAAATATTACTAAAGATATGCAGGGCTATGACCTCGACCCAGCGTTTTCTCCCGACGGTAACAGAATTGCCTGGTGTAGCATGAAAACCCCGGGCTATGAATCAGATAAGAAACGACTGATGGTTTATGATTTCACATCGAAAACATATACTGACGTAAGCGAAAGTTTTGATGAAAGTGTTTCAACCCTACGATGGAATGCCGACAATAACTTCATTTATTTTCTAAGTTACACAAAAGGTACCTGTCAGGTTTTTCAGGCAGAACCCGAGACAAAAAAAATTGTACAACTCACAAACGGTGTTCATGATTTTTCGGAATTGTTTGCTGATGGCACTCTCATACTTGGGGTGAAAATGTCTATGTCAGAGCCATCAGAGATATACCGCCTGGATATGGATAAAGGCAAATATAAACCTGTACAACTGACTTTTACTAACAAAGAAATGTTGAGCAAAATAACTATGGGTAAGGTTGAAGAACGCTGGGTAACAACTACTGACAACAAGCAGATGCTGGTATGGGTCATCTATCCACCCGATTTCGATAAAAACAAAAAATACCCTGCATTGCTTTATTGCCAAGGTGGACCGCAAAGTGCTGTCAGCCAGTTTTTTTCGTATCGCTGGAACTTTCAGATGATGGCGGCCAACGGCTACATTGTTGTTGCACCTAACCGCCGGGGTTTACCGGGTTTCGGGCAGGAGTGGAATGCACAGATATCGAAAGATTATGGCGGGCAGAATATGAAGGATTATTTATCGGCTATTGATGCTGTTTCAAAAGAACCTTATGTTAACGCCGATAAACTTGGAGCAGTGGGCGCAAGCTATGGCGCTTTTTCCGTATACTGGCTGGCTGGCAACCACAACAAGCGTTTTAAAGCGTTTATTGCACATTGCGGTATGTTCAATTTCGAAAGCTGGTATGGCAGCACTGAAGAGTTATGGTTTGCAAACTACGATCTGGGAGGAGCGTATTGGAAAGAACCCAAGCCAAAAAGCTATGATTTTTCACCGCATAATTTTGTTGGGAATTGGGATACACCCATTTTAGTAATTCATGGAGGCAACGATTTTCGTATTCCCTATACCGAAGGTATGCAGGCTTTTGATGCGGCACAGCTTCAGAATATTCCCAGCAGGTTTTTATTCTTTCCAAATGAATCGCATTTTGTTACGAAACCGCAAAACAGTGTGTTATGGCAAAGGGAATTTTTCCGTTGGCTTGACCTGTGGCTTAAATAA
- a CDS encoding T9SS type A sorting domain-containing protein, with the protein MKNKFIIILVLGVFAGPQLFSQPSLKPFVVASSGGYYTSAAGSLSATVAEMTMVQTFSAASNFLTQGFQQPGEWYASVKEDKPTNGINTYPNPNNGKFCFVVNSQQKGSAVINVYDILGRKTVSEKMNLNPGINSTSIDIRGSAIGIYLLEYLFTYENGRKEAKVIKINLAY; encoded by the coding sequence ATGAAAAATAAATTTATTATTATTTTAGTTTTAGGTGTTTTTGCTGGCCCCCAACTGTTTTCGCAACCATCGTTAAAACCTTTTGTTGTGGCATCATCCGGAGGCTATTACACTTCTGCAGCCGGTTCGCTTTCTGCGACAGTGGCTGAGATGACAATGGTGCAGACGTTTTCTGCTGCAAGTAATTTCCTGACCCAGGGTTTTCAACAACCCGGTGAATGGTATGCTTCCGTAAAAGAAGATAAACCCACAAATGGGATTAATACTTATCCAAATCCGAATAACGGAAAATTTTGTTTCGTTGTAAATTCACAGCAAAAGGGTTCAGCAGTTATCAATGTTTATGATATTCTGGGCCGAAAAACAGTATCGGAAAAGATGAACTTAAACCCCGGAATAAACTCAACATCCATTGATATCAGAGGTTCTGCAATAGGTATTTATCTTTTAGAATATCTCTTTACTTATGAAAACGGCAGAAAAGAAGCGAAGGTTATAAAAATCAATTTAGCATATTAA
- a CDS encoding tetratricopeptide repeat protein yields MSFLRIIPVVVVLFFAAACGNNNSEKGKEQKSDSLPDTLAMLSKKIAESSENAALYEQRALYYLNHGDIEKALNDAGKATILDPKNSSYLRTLSDVFFAGGKITKCQEMLEKACEINPSDDEALLKLAELHFYKEEYKIAFEYTEKALKIDKLNAKADFIRGMMYKDMGDTAKAVRCFQIAVEKDQDYYHAYMQLGIIYSTKNNPLAADYFNNALNLNPKSIEALYALAMFYQNTGEYNKAIEKYSTILQINPKYKFAHYNLGYIHLVYLQVYNQAIKHFTDAISCDPNYAEAYYNRGYCYELLGNIQAARIDYQQSLKIKVNYQKAIDGMNRLDKLMNM; encoded by the coding sequence ATGAGTTTTTTACGGATAATTCCGGTAGTAGTAGTTTTGTTTTTTGCAGCTGCTTGCGGAAATAATAATAGTGAAAAAGGTAAAGAGCAGAAAAGTGATTCTCTGCCTGATACGCTTGCCATGCTAAGTAAAAAAATTGCCGAAAGTTCAGAAAATGCGGCTCTTTATGAACAGCGGGCTTTGTACTACCTGAATCACGGAGATATAGAAAAAGCCCTTAACGATGCCGGCAAAGCTACAATTCTGGACCCAAAAAATTCAAGCTACCTGAGGACTTTGTCGGATGTTTTTTTTGCCGGAGGGAAAATCACGAAGTGTCAGGAGATGCTGGAGAAAGCCTGTGAGATAAATCCTTCCGATGACGAAGCCCTGCTGAAACTGGCAGAGCTGCATTTTTATAAAGAGGAATATAAAATAGCTTTTGAATACACCGAAAAAGCTTTGAAAATTGACAAACTCAACGCTAAAGCGGATTTTATCCGAGGCATGATGTATAAGGATATGGGCGACACGGCAAAGGCGGTGAGATGTTTTCAGATTGCAGTGGAAAAAGACCAGGACTATTATCATGCTTACATGCAGTTGGGGATTATCTATTCCACAAAAAATAACCCGCTCGCAGCTGATTACTTTAATAATGCACTCAACCTGAATCCAAAAAGTATTGAGGCTTTATATGCACTGGCAATGTTTTACCAGAATACCGGTGAATACAACAAGGCGATTGAAAAGTATTCCACCATATTGCAGATTAATCCAAAGTATAAATTTGCGCATTACAATCTGGGGTATATCCATCTGGTTTACCTGCAGGTGTATAATCAGGCAATAAAACATTTTACCGATGCCATCAGCTGCGACCCGAACTATGCCGAAGCCTATTATAACCGGGGATATTGCTATGAGCTTCTTGGAAATATCCAGGCGGCACGCATTGATTACCAGCAGTCATTGAAAATAAAAGTGAATTATCAGAAAGCCATTGACGGCATGAACCGTCTTGATAAATTAATGAATATGTAA
- a CDS encoding beta-ketoacyl-[acyl-carrier-protein] synthase family protein — protein sequence MGSKILVTGMGIISSLGKNLPETFDALSHCRSGIGSIRLLDTIHKGKIPAAEVLYSNEELAKMMGLNNSNNLTRSTLLAMIAVREAIHIAGVTDFSATGLISANTVGGMDKSELFYYDYLKLKKINPYIETHDCADSTEKVADYFGIKDFITTVSTACSSASNAVLLGARMIQSGKLKRIIAGGTECLTKFHLNGFNSLKILDKEACRPFDKNRAGITLGEGAAYIVLEAEETSATSCKDFSFELSGWGNACEAFHQTASSPDGDGAYLAMKKALEMSGLQACDIDYINAHGTGTDNNDISEGRAIEKLFSPKIPPVSSTKPYTGHTTSAAGTVEAIITLLGMKHNMIFPNLNFNEQMPELKFKPVDKLITDIKLTHTLSNSFGFGGNNTSLIFSKI from the coding sequence ATGGGCAGCAAAATCCTTGTTACCGGTATGGGGATCATCTCCTCATTAGGAAAAAACCTGCCGGAAACATTTGATGCCCTTTCACACTGCCGTTCAGGCATTGGTTCAATCAGGCTTCTTGACACCATTCATAAAGGTAAAATTCCCGCAGCAGAAGTTCTTTATTCAAACGAAGAACTTGCAAAGATGATGGGCTTGAATAACTCCAATAACCTTACACGTTCCACGTTGCTGGCAATGATAGCTGTCCGGGAAGCTATTCATATTGCAGGAGTAACTGATTTTTCAGCCACAGGACTTATTTCGGCAAACACCGTAGGAGGTATGGATAAGAGCGAACTGTTTTATTATGATTACCTCAAATTAAAAAAAATCAACCCTTATATTGAAACTCACGACTGTGCCGACAGCACTGAAAAAGTTGCTGATTATTTTGGGATTAAGGATTTCATCACAACGGTAAGCACGGCTTGTTCTTCTGCATCCAATGCTGTTTTGCTAGGTGCCAGGATGATACAAAGCGGAAAACTGAAACGTATTATTGCCGGAGGTACAGAATGCCTCACCAAGTTTCATCTTAATGGGTTCAACTCATTGAAAATATTAGACAAAGAAGCCTGCAGGCCTTTTGATAAAAACCGGGCAGGCATTACTCTCGGCGAAGGAGCAGCATATATTGTATTAGAGGCAGAAGAAACTTCGGCAACTTCCTGCAAGGATTTTTCATTCGAACTCAGCGGATGGGGAAATGCCTGCGAAGCTTTTCACCAAACAGCTTCCTCTCCTGATGGGGACGGGGCATACCTTGCCATGAAAAAAGCTTTGGAAATGAGCGGACTTCAAGCCTGCGATATTGATTATATCAACGCTCACGGCACCGGAACAGACAATAACGACATCTCGGAAGGCAGGGCAATAGAAAAACTATTTAGTCCAAAAATTCCACCCGTAAGTTCTACCAAACCATACACAGGACACACTACCAGCGCAGCAGGTACCGTTGAAGCCATCATTACCCTGCTGGGAATGAAACATAATATGATTTTCCCCAACCTGAATTTTAATGAACAAATGCCCGAACTAAAATTTAAACCTGTTGATAAATTAATTACCGACATTAAACTAACTCATACTTTATCCAACTCTTTTGGTTTTGGAGGAAATAACACTTCATTAATTTTTTCAAAGATTTAA
- a CDS encoding CocE/NonD family hydrolase — MKKIFISIFLCFFLITSVFCQLLITPAYVDSVAMRDGKKIAVDIYIPDNGTGNAYPVILVQTPYNRLLYRAAGLPLFGNSIADDNYAMVIADWRCFYGSAAACAGNYDRAKDGYDLVEWIATQPWSNGKIGTWGPSALGRIQFMTARKRPPHLTCAVPLVAGPQYSYPEYYPGGVLRTEYVEQLDALGFGSSPMILAHQVHDIVWTYSEMTNYYPDSINVPMLMIGGWYDHNINMMMEFFAGIRQSSDIIARDKHRLLMGPWTHSGHGNAGIGAPQQGELTYLNAVGWSDSLALMHFDYYMRSIANNWNTSPYIQYYQMGENTWQSCVSWPPAGMSNHNLYFQEDGSISQTMPQNADVYKQIVYDPRNPSPTIGGATLHADLEQGPYDQAPQVENKNDILVFTSAVLLQNVVLKGKSTIHLYVSSDRKDTDFAVRLTDVYPDNSSMLLYDGIARMRFRNGFNASDTSCMTPGQIYEIEINLPDQAITFFSNHRIRVDISSSDYPRFDCNLNNGGAMYAAGDTLIATNKVYVASNYASHIVMPLNGFFVNVAENYPQNKHQIKVFPNPAAQEVNIQFDKIPEGATEIILFDNNGKKVLSKICTPLLEMMNVLNIPLQGMAEGVYTMHISGRNINFSEKIIIKK, encoded by the coding sequence ATGAAAAAAATATTTATCAGCATTTTTTTATGTTTTTTTTTAATTACATCTGTTTTTTGTCAGTTGCTGATAACCCCCGCTTACGTTGACTCAGTCGCCATGCGCGACGGCAAAAAAATTGCTGTTGATATTTATATTCCCGACAACGGCACTGGGAATGCTTACCCTGTGATTCTGGTACAGACACCATACAACCGCCTGCTTTACCGTGCTGCAGGGTTGCCGCTTTTCGGCAATAGCATTGCAGACGATAATTACGCCATGGTGATAGCCGACTGGCGTTGTTTTTACGGCTCGGCGGCTGCCTGCGCCGGCAATTACGACCGTGCAAAAGACGGATACGACCTTGTGGAATGGATAGCCACACAACCCTGGAGCAATGGGAAAATCGGCACGTGGGGGCCTTCGGCGCTGGGGCGCATACAATTTATGACAGCCCGTAAACGCCCGCCACATCTCACCTGCGCAGTACCCCTTGTCGCAGGACCGCAATACAGCTATCCCGAATATTATCCCGGCGGCGTTTTAAGGACGGAATATGTAGAGCAACTCGATGCCCTCGGTTTCGGAAGCTCGCCAATGATACTTGCACATCAGGTGCATGATATTGTTTGGACTTATTCGGAAATGACAAATTATTATCCCGATTCCATCAATGTACCTATGCTGATGATAGGCGGATGGTACGACCACAACATCAATATGATGATGGAATTTTTTGCCGGCATACGGCAATCCTCCGATATCATCGCACGCGACAAGCACCGCCTGCTGATGGGGCCATGGACACATAGCGGGCATGGCAACGCAGGCATTGGCGCCCCACAACAGGGAGAACTAACCTATCTGAATGCCGTTGGATGGAGCGACTCACTCGCCCTCATGCACTTTGATTATTACATGCGTTCTATAGCCAACAACTGGAACACCAGCCCATACATACAATATTACCAGATGGGCGAAAACACATGGCAAAGCTGCGTCTCTTGGCCTCCGGCAGGTATGAGCAACCATAATTTATATTTTCAGGAAGACGGAAGCATCAGTCAGACAATGCCACAAAATGCCGATGTTTACAAACAAATAGTTTACGACCCCCGTAACCCTTCACCCACCATTGGCGGGGCCACGCTGCACGCTGACCTTGAGCAGGGTCCTTATGACCAGGCGCCTCAGGTGGAAAACAAAAATGATATTCTTGTGTTTACCTCCGCTGTTCTTCTGCAAAATGTTGTTTTAAAAGGCAAAAGCACCATTCATCTTTATGTGTCGAGTGACAGAAAAGATACGGATTTCGCGGTTAGACTCACGGATGTTTATCCCGACAACAGTTCCATGTTGCTATACGACGGCATTGCCCGCATGCGCTTCCGCAACGGCTTCAACGCCTCCGATACCTCGTGCATGACACCCGGACAAATATATGAGATAGAAATTAATCTGCCCGACCAGGCTATCACATTTTTTTCAAACCACCGCATACGGGTGGATATCAGTTCATCCGATTATCCACGTTTCGACTGCAACCTGAACAACGGAGGGGCTATGTATGCGGCCGGTGACACGCTCATTGCCACCAATAAGGTGTATGTCGCCTCTAATTATGCTTCACATATCGTGATGCCCCTAAACGGATTCTTTGTTAATGTTGCCGAAAATTATCCTCAGAATAAGCATCAGATAAAAGTTTTTCCGAATCCTGCCGCACAGGAAGTGAACATACAATTTGACAAAATCCCTGAGGGCGCCACTGAAATAATTTTGTTTGACAACAACGGCAAAAAAGTCTTATCAAAAATCTGCACACCTTTGTTGGAAATGATGAACGTGCTTAACATCCCGCTGCAAGGCATGGCCGAGGGCGTTTATACAATGCACATTTCAGGCAGAAATATTAATTTTTCAGAAAAAATAATCATTAAAAAATAA
- the bcp gene encoding thioredoxin-dependent thiol peroxidase: protein MTSLKTGDNAPDFKGTDQDGNAIALKDYAGKKVVLYFYPKDSTPGCTAEACNLRDNHSELLKKGFVVIGVSADSEKSHQKFITKYRLPFALIADTNKEICTLYGVWGPKKFMGKVFNGINRTTFVISEQGIFEAVITKVNTGSHTQQIFEILYNK, encoded by the coding sequence ATGACCTCATTAAAAACCGGAGATAATGCTCCTGACTTTAAAGGTACCGACCAGGATGGCAATGCCATCGCCTTAAAGGATTATGCAGGGAAAAAAGTAGTTTTATATTTTTACCCGAAAGACAGCACACCCGGCTGCACTGCGGAAGCCTGCAACCTGCGCGACAACCATAGCGAATTGCTCAAAAAAGGATTTGTTGTCATCGGCGTAAGCGCCGACAGCGAAAAGTCGCATCAGAAATTTATCACAAAATACAGGCTGCCGTTTGCACTCATAGCTGACACCAATAAAGAGATTTGCACACTGTATGGTGTATGGGGGCCAAAGAAGTTTATGGGTAAAGTTTTTAACGGCATCAACCGAACCACCTTTGTCATTTCTGAGCAGGGAATTTTTGAAGCAGTAATAACTAAAGTGAATACCGGCAGCCACACACAACAAATATTTGAAATATTATACAACAAATAA
- the recA gene encoding recombinase RecA → MSKEKDTEVKKESNFNKEKMKALQLTLDKIEKNYGKGSIMKLGDQAVEEVEYISTGSIGVDIALGVGGFPKGRVIEIYGPESSGKTTLALHAIAEAQRKGGIAAFIDAEHAFDSIYARKLGVDIENLLISQPDNGEQALEITENLIRSGAIDIIVIDSVAALTPKSEIEGEMGDSKMGLQARLMSQALRKLTATISKTRCCCVFINQLREKIGIMFGNPETTTGGNALKFYASVRIDIRKINQIKDGENIIGNRVRVKVVKNKVAPPFRTAEVDIIYGEGFSKIGEIIDMGVDKEIIKKSGSWFSYNETKLGQGRDAVKQLLTDNPELCDEIEAKIRVI, encoded by the coding sequence ATGTCAAAAGAAAAAGATACCGAAGTAAAAAAAGAAAGCAATTTCAACAAAGAAAAAATGAAAGCCCTGCAGCTTACACTTGATAAAATCGAAAAAAATTACGGAAAAGGTTCCATCATGAAACTGGGCGACCAGGCTGTGGAAGAGGTGGAATACATCTCCACCGGCTCTATTGGAGTGGATATTGCCTTGGGTGTAGGCGGTTTTCCAAAAGGGCGCGTTATCGAAATCTATGGCCCGGAATCCTCTGGAAAAACCACCCTGGCCTTGCATGCCATTGCCGAAGCACAGCGTAAGGGAGGCATTGCCGCATTTATTGATGCCGAGCATGCTTTCGACAGCATTTATGCCCGTAAATTAGGAGTGGACATTGAAAACCTGCTGATATCACAGCCCGACAACGGCGAACAGGCACTGGAAATCACTGAAAACCTTATCAGGTCGGGAGCCATAGACATTATTGTGATTGACTCTGTGGCAGCGCTGACACCCAAAAGCGAAATAGAAGGGGAGATGGGCGACTCAAAAATGGGCCTGCAGGCGCGCCTGATGTCGCAGGCTTTGCGCAAGCTGACGGCAACTATAAGCAAGACAAGATGCTGCTGTGTCTTCATCAACCAGTTAAGGGAAAAAATCGGCATCATGTTCGGAAACCCTGAAACCACCACCGGCGGAAATGCCCTTAAATTCTATGCTTCCGTACGCATTGACATTCGCAAGATAAACCAGATAAAAGATGGTGAGAACATCATTGGCAACAGGGTACGTGTGAAAGTGGTGAAAAACAAAGTGGCTCCGCCTTTCAGGACAGCCGAAGTGGATATTATCTATGGAGAAGGCTTCTCAAAAATAGGAGAAATAATTGATATGGGCGTGGATAAAGAAATAATTAAAAAAAGCGGCTCGTGGTTCAGTTATAACGAAACCAAACTTGGGCAGGGCAGGGATGCCGTAAAACAATTACTTACTGATAACCCTGAGTTGTGCGATGAAATAGAAGCCAAAATAAGGGTAATTTAA
- the deoC gene encoding deoxyribose-phosphate aldolase, with amino-acid sequence MINFAAYPTLSEEQWQQKINSLADISYSPEELQQVYRNILSMVDLTTLEGSDTTPKVSALCKKAYEIEDAGLHIPKVAAVCVYPTFVRQCKRELQGKEIHVASVAGAFPSGQSPLFVKLEEIKYAVDEGADEIDMVISRGTFLEGDYQVVFYEIASIKKACGASHLKVILETGELITPENIRKASEIAINAGGDFIKTSTGKIQPAATEHAAVIMCETIKEYFEKTGKHIGFKPAGGIADAATAVRYYNIVSSVLGKEWLNKNLFRFGASRLVDNLINVIK; translated from the coding sequence ATGATAAATTTCGCGGCTTATCCGACTCTCTCTGAAGAACAATGGCAACAGAAAATAAACTCTCTGGCGGATATCTCTTACAGCCCTGAAGAGCTTCAGCAGGTTTATCGCAACATCCTTTCGATGGTTGACCTGACCACGCTCGAAGGCTCAGACACAACACCTAAAGTCTCCGCACTTTGTAAAAAAGCATACGAAATTGAAGATGCCGGGCTGCATATTCCAAAAGTGGCGGCGGTATGCGTTTACCCTACTTTTGTCAGGCAATGCAAAAGGGAGCTGCAGGGCAAAGAAATACATGTGGCTTCGGTAGCCGGCGCTTTTCCATCAGGGCAGTCGCCCTTGTTTGTGAAGCTGGAAGAAATTAAATACGCTGTGGATGAAGGCGCCGACGAGATTGACATGGTGATATCGCGGGGCACTTTTCTTGAGGGTGATTATCAGGTGGTTTTTTACGAGATTGCTTCTATTAAAAAAGCATGCGGTGCATCGCACCTTAAAGTCATCCTTGAAACCGGTGAGCTTATAACACCGGAAAATATCCGCAAAGCTTCGGAGATTGCCATTAATGCCGGCGGGGATTTTATTAAAACCTCCACCGGAAAAATTCAGCCGGCAGCCACAGAGCATGCTGCAGTAATTATGTGCGAAACCATAAAAGAGTATTTCGAAAAGACGGGAAAACATATAGGATTTAAGCCTGCGGGTGGCATAGCCGATGCAGCCACCGCTGTAAGATATTATAATATAGTAAGTTCAGTCCTTGGCAAAGAATGGTTGAATAAGAATTTGTTCCGTTTTGGGGCCAGCCGGTTGGTGGATAATTTAATAAATGTGATTAAATAA
- a CDS encoding DUF1573 domain-containing protein: MKKIALVLSMMFFIAFAASSQTAAKPATTPKASGPEISFESLEHDYGTVVQGSDGDCVFKFKNSGNEPLILSDVRKSCGCTTPTWSKEPILPGQKGEIKVGYNTNIVGSFSKTITVLSNATNASVTLVIKGTVTVKETQQ, translated from the coding sequence ATGAAAAAAATAGCTTTAGTATTAAGTATGATGTTTTTCATTGCTTTTGCAGCAAGTTCACAAACTGCCGCTAAACCGGCAACAACCCCCAAAGCCAGTGGGCCCGAAATTAGCTTTGAAAGCCTTGAACACGATTATGGCACTGTTGTTCAGGGTTCAGATGGCGACTGTGTTTTCAAATTTAAAAATTCAGGCAATGAACCTTTGATACTATCTGACGTGAGAAAATCATGCGGCTGCACAACACCAACATGGAGCAAAGAGCCTATACTGCCCGGTCAAAAAGGCGAAATAAAAGTAGGATATAATACAAATATTGTCGGCTCTTTCAGCAAAACCATCACCGTACTTTCAAATGCCACAAATGCCTCTGTTACATTGGTTATTAAAGGCACTGTTACTGTTAAGGAAACACAACAATAA